In one Bacillus thuringiensis genomic region, the following are encoded:
- a CDS encoding dynamin family protein — protein sequence MRLEKQLIKKMYYETFLMENETKPTLDVLGQAYVNEEKNEISDGSYIRFAQGEFYYRHQDFEAAIFKWEKVSNELAPWAQKNIADAYFELNQLSFAENIYTSITTDNKILMTEIRLQLLSLYIEQNNFDSAFGVIKEAVSLNPDYPNVTKIARSFYEEQQDFDSAVELAVNELIRIESYPWFEVLKGYIDKGFTKHISPDYFYDALVTLNNVDQVQFTQMVSSLWNSYRNEQNYLLWLNTINEFFLHIEIQSSDIWNKVSALYEETYFALIQGQYTLRQLNDIIPNLLANWLKVVNPSYAVFPSAAVLAWDEIFPSKIDSANIEHAENLLSHSINHVNGLEYSLHLFESITQWAQKQNIEIGHRFKWLVDELADLRTNRILVTGTSGNGKTTFINSILGENILEKSISNVVVLKNDAHTEINAITDSAITTTEDVSDYYNMMSQHHQTYRDRACVEFKLPCRFLNENKLTFVVTPGFNRNNDTRDEIFEYLNSVDELLFVLNADSPFTDKERDILLSIQEHTPNLQIHFLLNKIDNIYSEAEVKRVLYDTQARINTYFPQARIFPYSSLYTSSQQLNDLTEFIHFNFNHKNMDAERTEKLLFFIRKTITYLLDKRVEKENNLVDAINWNEDMLVKLNGSINNLTTFEREKIHFITQSYRSMKTEITNDLTENIPKILKSCSNLISEESDFGHMDTELNKAMNERVHKYLEQTVLPNLALSMQNWIATSNNELLQSQTYLEELSEGLNSLFGENKIQLECDFKVLDDWRRDTDRMTTRIQMDEVNILRRFTPAQFLLKSAGKLFGVLPKNKSMLYNKYKQYVENEDYTEVTASIMKKFFLQFELFENTQERDINIFFRNSFNSLKQAVENTQLEIQEKQEMLHKMKSNPEVYHDSIMLFELRLRQCEVILNIGNDNTYTDVALETSVE from the coding sequence ATGAGATTAGAAAAACAATTAATAAAAAAGATGTATTATGAGACATTCCTAATGGAGAATGAAACAAAGCCAACTCTTGACGTACTTGGACAAGCTTATGTAAACGAAGAAAAAAATGAGATTTCTGATGGGTCTTATATTCGTTTTGCGCAAGGTGAATTTTATTATCGTCATCAAGATTTTGAAGCAGCTATTTTTAAATGGGAGAAGGTTAGTAATGAATTAGCACCATGGGCACAAAAAAATATTGCGGATGCTTATTTTGAACTTAATCAGTTATCATTTGCTGAAAACATTTATACTTCTATTACTACTGATAATAAAATATTGATGACCGAAATTAGGCTACAATTACTTTCTCTTTACATTGAGCAAAATAATTTTGACTCAGCTTTCGGTGTTATTAAAGAAGCAGTTTCTTTAAATCCTGATTATCCGAACGTAACAAAAATTGCCCGTTCCTTTTATGAGGAACAACAAGATTTTGATAGTGCAGTAGAGCTTGCTGTGAATGAGTTAATTCGAATAGAATCGTATCCGTGGTTTGAGGTGTTAAAAGGATATATCGATAAAGGATTTACTAAACATATTTCACCAGATTATTTTTATGATGCATTAGTTACATTAAATAATGTAGATCAAGTACAATTTACGCAAATGGTTTCATCACTTTGGAACAGTTATAGAAATGAACAAAATTACTTATTATGGCTTAATACAATAAATGAATTTTTCTTACATATTGAAATACAATCGTCTGATATATGGAACAAAGTTTCTGCACTTTACGAAGAAACGTACTTTGCATTAATTCAAGGTCAATATACGCTTAGACAATTAAACGATATCATACCAAATCTGTTAGCAAACTGGTTAAAGGTAGTCAATCCATCTTATGCTGTATTTCCATCTGCAGCTGTATTGGCATGGGATGAGATTTTCCCTTCCAAAATAGATTCAGCAAATATAGAACATGCGGAAAACTTACTGTCACATTCTATTAATCATGTAAATGGCTTAGAGTACAGCTTACACCTTTTTGAATCTATTACACAGTGGGCACAAAAGCAGAATATAGAAATAGGTCACCGATTTAAATGGTTAGTTGACGAGCTCGCAGATTTAAGAACAAATCGTATTTTAGTAACAGGAACTTCAGGGAACGGAAAAACTACATTTATTAACTCTATATTAGGAGAAAATATATTAGAAAAATCAATTTCAAATGTAGTAGTTTTAAAAAATGATGCTCATACAGAAATTAATGCCATAACAGACTCTGCAATTACAACAACGGAAGATGTCTCTGATTACTATAATATGATGTCTCAACACCATCAAACATATAGAGATAGAGCATGTGTTGAATTTAAATTACCATGCAGATTTTTAAATGAAAATAAACTTACATTTGTAGTGACACCTGGCTTTAATAGGAATAACGACACTAGAGATGAAATATTCGAATATTTGAATTCTGTAGACGAATTACTATTCGTATTGAATGCGGATTCACCTTTTACTGACAAAGAACGTGACATTCTATTAAGCATTCAAGAACATACACCAAATTTACAAATTCATTTCTTATTAAATAAAATCGATAACATATACAGTGAAGCAGAAGTGAAAAGAGTATTATATGATACGCAAGCGAGAATAAACACATATTTCCCGCAAGCGAGAATTTTCCCTTACTCTTCGCTATATACAAGTAGTCAACAATTAAATGATTTAACTGAGTTTATTCATTTTAACTTTAATCATAAAAATATGGATGCAGAACGTACTGAAAAGCTATTGTTCTTCATTCGAAAAACAATTACATATCTTTTGGATAAACGCGTTGAGAAAGAAAATAATTTAGTGGATGCGATTAATTGGAATGAAGATATGCTAGTGAAACTAAACGGTAGCATTAATAACCTTACTACATTTGAGAGGGAAAAAATTCATTTCATTACACAATCATATCGTTCAATGAAGACTGAAATTACAAATGATCTTACCGAAAATATTCCGAAGATATTAAAGAGCTGTTCTAATTTAATTAGTGAAGAAAGTGATTTCGGACACATGGATACGGAACTAAATAAAGCAATGAATGAAAGAGTGCATAAATATTTAGAACAAACTGTATTACCTAATCTTGCTCTTTCTATGCAAAATTGGATTGCAACTTCTAATAATGAGCTTCTTCAAAGTCAAACGTATTTAGAAGAACTTAGTGAAGGGCTTAATTCACTATTTGGAGAAAATAAAATACAGTTAGAATGTGACTTTAAAGTGCTTGATGACTGGCGCAGAGATACTGACAGGATGACGACTAGAATACAAATGGATGAAGTAAATATTTTACGTCGATTTACGCCAGCACAATTTTTACTAAAAAGTGCCGGTAAATTATTTGGAGTTCTTCCTAAAAATAAATCTATGCTATATAACAAATATAAACAGTATGTAGAAAATGAAGATTATACTGAAGTAACGGCTTCTATTATGAAGAAATTTTTCTTGCAATTTGAGCTGTTTGAAAACACACAAGAGCGAGATATTAATATATTCTTTAGGAATTCATTTAACTCCTTAAAGCAAGCTGTAGAAAATACGCAATTAGAAATACAAGAAAAACAAGAGATGTTACATAAAATGAAATCAAATCCTGAAGTTTATCATGATTCTATCATGCTCTTTGAATTGAGATTGCGTCAATGTGAAGTAATTTTAAATATAGGTAATGATAATACCTATACAGATGTAGCTTTAGAAACAAGTGTAGAATAA
- the mutL gene encoding DNA mismatch repair endonuclease MutL — protein MGKIRKLDDQLSNLIAAGEVVERPASVVKELVENSIDANSTSIEIHLEEAGLSKIRIIDNGDGIAEEDCIVAFERHATSKIKDENDLFRIRTLGFRGEALPSIASVSELELITSTGDAPGTHLIIKGGDIIKQEKTASRKGTDITVQNLFFNTPARLKYMKTIHTELGNITDIVYRIAMSHPEVSLKLFHNEKKLLHTSGNGDVRQVLASIYSIQVAKKLVPIEAESLDFTIKGYVTLPEVTRASRNYMSTIVNGRYVRNFVLMKAIQQGYHTLLPVGRYPIGFLSIEMDPMLVDVNVHPAKLEVRFSKEQELLKLIEETLQAAFKKIQLIPDAGVTTKKKEKDESVQEQFQFEHAKPKEPSMPDIVLPTGMDAKQEEPEAVKQPAQLWQPPKQEWQPPQSLVREEQSWQPSTKPIIEEPIQEKKSWDSNEEDFELEELEEEVREIKEIEMNGNDLPPLYPIGQMHGTYIFAQNDKGLYMIDQHAAQERINYEYFRDKVGRVAQEVQELLVPYRIDLSLTEFLRVEEQLEELKKVGLFLEQFGHQSFIVRSHPTWFPKGQETEIIDEMMEQVVKLKKVDIKKLREEAAIMMSCKASIKANQYLTNDQIFALLEELRTTTNPYTCPHGRPILVHHSTYELEKMFKRVM, from the coding sequence ATGGGGAAAATTCGCAAACTCGATGATCAACTCTCTAACCTAATTGCGGCAGGGGAAGTAGTAGAGCGCCCTGCTTCAGTCGTAAAAGAACTTGTGGAAAATTCTATCGATGCGAATAGTACATCTATTGAAATCCACTTAGAAGAAGCTGGGTTATCGAAAATTCGTATCATTGATAACGGTGATGGTATTGCAGAAGAAGACTGTATCGTCGCTTTTGAACGTCATGCAACGAGTAAAATTAAAGATGAAAACGATTTGTTCCGCATAAGAACACTCGGTTTCCGCGGTGAGGCATTGCCGAGTATTGCTTCAGTTAGTGAATTAGAATTAATTACTAGCACAGGTGATGCGCCTGGTACACACCTTATTATTAAAGGTGGAGACATTATAAAGCAAGAGAAGACTGCGAGCCGAAAAGGAACAGATATTACAGTACAAAACTTATTCTTTAATACTCCAGCACGTCTTAAATATATGAAAACCATTCATACAGAGCTCGGAAATATTACAGATATCGTGTATCGTATTGCAATGTCACATCCAGAAGTATCGTTAAAACTGTTTCATAATGAAAAGAAATTGCTTCATACGTCAGGTAACGGTGATGTAAGACAAGTACTTGCATCGATTTACAGTATTCAAGTTGCGAAGAAGCTTGTTCCAATTGAAGCCGAATCTTTAGACTTTACAATTAAAGGCTATGTAACATTACCAGAAGTAACGAGAGCATCTCGTAATTATATGTCAACAATTGTAAATGGTCGTTACGTTCGAAACTTTGTATTAATGAAAGCAATTCAGCAAGGGTACCATACATTACTGCCAGTTGGCCGGTATCCAATTGGCTTCTTATCGATTGAAATGGATCCAATGCTAGTTGATGTTAACGTACATCCAGCGAAATTAGAAGTTCGTTTTAGTAAAGAACAGGAATTACTAAAGCTGATTGAAGAAACATTGCAAGCGGCATTTAAAAAAATACAGCTTATTCCAGATGCAGGTGTAACAACGAAGAAAAAAGAAAAAGACGAAAGTGTGCAAGAACAGTTCCAGTTTGAGCATGCGAAGCCGAAAGAACCATCTATGCCGGACATCGTTTTACCGACTGGCATGGATGCAAAACAAGAAGAACCAGAGGCTGTAAAACAGCCAGCGCAGCTTTGGCAACCACCGAAGCAAGAATGGCAACCACCACAGTCACTCGTGAGAGAAGAACAAAGTTGGCAACCATCCACTAAACCGATAATTGAAGAGCCAATTCAAGAAAAGAAATCGTGGGACAGTAACGAAGAGGACTTTGAACTAGAGGAATTAGAAGAAGAAGTTCGGGAAATAAAAGAGATTGAAATGAACGGGAATGACTTACCACCGCTTTATCCAATTGGACAAATGCATGGAACATATATTTTCGCTCAAAATGATAAAGGCTTATATATGATTGACCAGCATGCCGCGCAGGAACGTATTAATTATGAATACTTTCGTGATAAAGTAGGAAGGGTAGCGCAAGAAGTACAAGAATTACTTGTACCGTACCGCATCGATTTATCTCTTACTGAATTTTTACGTGTCGAAGAGCAACTAGAAGAACTAAAAAAAGTTGGTCTATTCTTGGAGCAATTTGGCCATCAATCCTTTATCGTCCGCTCGCATCCAACGTGGTTCCCGAAAGGACAAGAAACAGAAATTATCGATGAAATGATGGAGCAAGTTGTTAAACTAAAAAAAGTTGATATTAAGAAGTTACGTGAAGAAGCAGCTATCATGATGAGCTGTAAAGCATCCATTAAAGCGAATCAATATTTAACGAACGATCAAATATTTGCTTTACTGGAAGAACTACGTACAACAACAAACCCGTACACATGCCCGCACGGAAGACCAATTCTTGTGCATCATTCTACTTATGAGTTGGAGAAGATGTTTAAGAGGGTTATGTAG
- the mutS gene encoding DNA mismatch repair protein MutS, whose translation MTQYTPMIQQYLKVKADYQDAFLFFRLGDFYEMFFEDAVKAAHELEITLTSRDGGSSERIPMCGVPYHAAKNYIEQLVEKGYKVAVCEQVEDPKTAKGVVRREVVQLITPGTMMEGRTIDEKENNFLAALTHFEDGSYALACNDLTTGQNTVTLLTGSVEDILLEVYATGSKEIVVDSSFSKDELNKLTETLKMTISYEDATAIPEGLEHLVKNVSQAKLIKAVGRLFNYVIRTQKRSLDHLQPVEIYYTNQFMKIDVHSKRNLELTETLRTKEKTGSLLWLLDKTKTAMGGRMLKQWMERPLIQKERIEERLEMVETFVNDYFLREDLKEKLKEVYDLERLAGKVAFGNVNARDLLQLRRSLLQVPAILEAISLLDNAYASRLIQGADPCESLTELLGRSIQENPPLSIKDGDIIKDGYNDKLDQYRYVSKNGKTWIAELEKRERDITGIKSLKIGYNRIFGYYIEVTKANLAALPEGRYERKQTLANAERFITDELKEKETLILEAEEKIVQLEYDLFTALREEVKVFIPKLQHLAKVISELDVLQSFATVSEEEQFVKPVLTTKREIFIKDGRHPVVEKVLNGKLYVPNDCIMPENMDVFLITGPNMSGKSTYMRQLALVTVMSQIGCFVPATEAVLPVFDQIFTRIGAADDLISGQSTFMVEMLEAKNAIANASERSLILFDEIGRGTSTYDGMALAQAIIEHIHDQIGAKTLFSTHYHELTVLEESLDQLKNVHVSAIEENGKVVFLHKIQDGAADKSYGIHVAQLAELPDSLIARAKEVLAQLEGQEEIIIPKRTEVKVQEVTPDAVVVKEEPVEIQETKVEAEEESQLSFFGAEQSSKKQDKPVLDAKETAVLAQIKKIDLLDMTPLEAMNELYRLQKKLKKG comes from the coding sequence ATGACTCAATATACGCCTATGATACAGCAATATTTAAAGGTTAAGGCAGATTATCAAGATGCCTTTTTATTTTTTCGCTTAGGCGATTTTTATGAAATGTTCTTTGAGGATGCTGTAAAAGCAGCTCATGAACTTGAAATTACATTAACGAGCCGAGATGGCGGTAGTAGTGAACGTATACCAATGTGCGGTGTACCGTATCATGCGGCTAAAAACTATATTGAACAACTTGTTGAAAAAGGATATAAAGTAGCTGTTTGTGAGCAAGTAGAAGATCCGAAAACAGCTAAAGGTGTAGTACGTCGTGAAGTAGTACAATTAATTACGCCAGGAACGATGATGGAAGGGCGTACAATTGATGAGAAAGAAAACAACTTCTTAGCTGCATTAACACATTTTGAAGATGGATCATATGCATTAGCTTGTAACGACTTAACGACTGGACAAAATACAGTAACGTTATTGACTGGTTCAGTAGAAGATATTTTATTAGAAGTGTATGCAACTGGTTCGAAAGAAATTGTTGTTGATTCTTCATTTTCTAAAGATGAACTAAACAAGTTAACTGAAACATTGAAAATGACGATTTCGTATGAAGATGCAACGGCAATTCCGGAAGGATTAGAACATCTTGTGAAAAATGTTTCACAAGCAAAATTAATTAAAGCAGTTGGACGTTTATTTAACTATGTAATAAGAACGCAAAAACGTTCTTTAGATCATTTGCAACCAGTAGAAATTTATTATACGAATCAATTTATGAAAATTGATGTACATTCAAAGCGAAATTTAGAACTGACAGAAACACTTCGAACGAAAGAAAAAACAGGATCACTATTATGGTTATTGGATAAGACGAAAACAGCTATGGGTGGTCGCATGTTAAAACAGTGGATGGAACGTCCACTTATACAGAAAGAAAGAATTGAAGAGCGTTTAGAAATGGTTGAAACGTTTGTAAATGATTACTTCTTACGTGAAGATTTAAAAGAAAAGTTAAAAGAAGTATATGATTTAGAACGTTTAGCAGGAAAAGTTGCATTTGGTAACGTAAATGCAAGAGACTTATTACAATTAAGACGTTCATTACTTCAAGTACCAGCTATTTTAGAAGCAATTAGTTTGTTAGATAACGCTTATGCATCGAGATTAATTCAAGGTGCAGATCCATGTGAAAGCTTAACAGAATTACTAGGAAGAAGTATTCAAGAAAACCCACCGCTTTCGATTAAAGATGGAGATATTATTAAAGATGGTTATAATGACAAGCTTGATCAATATCGTTACGTTAGTAAAAACGGGAAAACGTGGATTGCCGAGCTTGAAAAAAGAGAACGTGATATTACTGGAATTAAATCGTTAAAAATCGGATACAACCGTATTTTCGGTTACTACATTGAAGTAACGAAAGCGAATCTTGCAGCACTTCCAGAAGGTCGCTATGAGCGTAAACAGACGCTTGCTAATGCTGAACGTTTCATTACAGATGAACTGAAAGAAAAAGAAACGTTAATTTTAGAAGCTGAAGAAAAGATTGTACAGCTAGAATACGATTTATTTACAGCACTTCGTGAAGAAGTAAAAGTATTTATTCCGAAATTACAACATTTAGCGAAAGTAATTAGTGAATTAGACGTACTGCAAAGTTTTGCGACAGTTAGTGAAGAAGAACAGTTTGTAAAACCTGTACTGACAACAAAGCGCGAAATCTTTATTAAAGATGGTCGTCATCCTGTCGTTGAAAAAGTATTGAACGGGAAATTGTATGTACCGAATGATTGTATTATGCCAGAGAATATGGATGTCTTTTTAATTACAGGGCCGAACATGTCTGGTAAAAGTACGTATATGAGACAATTAGCACTTGTAACGGTTATGTCGCAAATCGGTTGTTTCGTACCAGCAACAGAAGCAGTATTACCTGTATTTGACCAAATCTTTACGAGAATTGGTGCAGCAGATGATTTAATTTCAGGTCAAAGTACATTTATGGTCGAAATGTTAGAAGCGAAAAATGCAATTGCAAACGCATCTGAAAGAAGCTTAATTTTATTCGATGAAATTGGACGCGGTACATCTACGTATGATGGTATGGCACTTGCACAAGCGATTATTGAACATATTCATGACCAAATTGGTGCAAAAACGTTATTCTCTACGCATTATCACGAATTGACGGTGTTAGAAGAGAGTTTAGATCAACTGAAAAATGTACACGTTTCAGCAATTGAAGAGAATGGAAAAGTAGTATTCCTTCATAAAATTCAAGATGGAGCAGCTGATAAGAGTTACGGTATTCACGTTGCGCAACTTGCGGAGCTTCCAGATAGCTTAATCGCTCGTGCGAAAGAAGTGTTAGCACAACTAGAAGGACAGGAAGAAATTATTATTCCAAAGCGTACAGAAGTGAAAGTACAAGAAGTTACTCCAGATGCTGTAGTTGTAAAAGAAGAACCAGTAGAAATACAAGAGACGAAAGTAGAGGCTGAAGAAGAATCACAACTATCGTTCTTTGGCGCAGAGCAGTCTTCGAAAAAACAAGACAAGCCAGTTCTAGATGCAAAAGAAACGGCAGTACTTGCGCAAATTAAAAAAATTGATTTACTTGATATGACACCTTTAGAAGCGATGAACGAATTGTATCGCTTACAGAAAAAGTTAAAGAAAGGATGA
- the cotE gene encoding outer spore coat protein CotE, with translation MSEFREIITKAVVGKGRKYTKSTHTCESNNEPTSILGCWVINHSYEARKNGKHVEIEGFYDVNTWYSFDGNTKTEVVTERVNYTDEVSIGYRDKNFSGDDLEIIARVIQPPNCLEALVSPNGNKIVVTVEREFVTEVVGETKICVSVNPEGCVESDDDFQIADDEFEELDPNFIVDAEEE, from the coding sequence ATGTCCGAATTTAGAGAGATTATTACAAAAGCAGTGGTTGGAAAAGGACGTAAGTATACAAAGTCAACGCATACATGTGAATCGAATAATGAACCAACAAGTATTTTAGGGTGCTGGGTAATTAACCACTCGTACGAAGCAAGAAAGAATGGAAAGCATGTGGAAATTGAAGGTTTCTATGATGTGAACACTTGGTATTCATTTGATGGAAATACAAAGACTGAAGTTGTAACAGAACGTGTGAACTACACGGACGAAGTAAGTATTGGTTATCGTGATAAAAACTTTTCTGGTGACGATTTAGAAATTATTGCTCGTGTTATTCAGCCGCCAAATTGTTTAGAAGCACTTGTATCACCAAATGGTAATAAAATTGTTGTAACTGTAGAACGTGAATTTGTAACAGAAGTAGTTGGAGAAACGAAAATTTGTGTAAGTGTAAATCCTGAAGGCTGCGTAGAATCAGATGATGATTTCCAAATTGCTGATGATGAATTTGAAGAATTAGATCCAAACTTTATCGTTGATGCAGAAGAAGAGTAA
- a CDS encoding RicAFT regulatory complex protein RicA family protein: MKVYSKDDIVEQAKELAKMISETEEVDFFKKAEAQIHKNENVKRAIDEIKALQKQAVNLQHYGKWEALKKVEAEIDALQDKLDSIPVVQQFKSSQTYVNDLLQLVASTISNNVTDEILISTGGDVLKGETGAAVESKKGNCGC, from the coding sequence ATGAAAGTATATTCGAAAGATGACATTGTTGAACAAGCGAAAGAATTAGCAAAAATGATTTCTGAAACAGAAGAAGTTGATTTTTTTAAGAAAGCAGAGGCGCAAATTCATAAAAATGAAAATGTAAAGCGCGCAATCGATGAAATTAAAGCACTGCAAAAACAAGCTGTAAACTTGCAACATTACGGGAAATGGGAAGCTTTAAAAAAGGTAGAAGCTGAAATTGATGCATTGCAAGATAAGTTAGACAGTATTCCAGTCGTACAACAATTTAAATCTTCACAAACATACGTAAATGACTTATTACAGTTAGTTGCTAGTACAATTTCTAACAACGTAACAGATGAAATATTAATTTCAACTGGTGGCGATGTACTAAAGGGTGAAACTGGCGCAGCGGTAGAAAGTAAAAAAGGAAATTGTGGTTGTTAA
- the miaB gene encoding tRNA (N6-isopentenyl adenosine(37)-C2)-methylthiotransferase MiaB has product MNEQQRLASQQANSSTKKEEKDYSKYFESVYQPPSLKDAKKRGKEEVKIERDFGLPEEFRNFGTGRKFYIRTYGCQMNEHDTEVMAGIFTTLGYEPTFSTEDADVVLLNTCAIRENAENKVFGELGHLKSLKRRNPDLLIGVCGCMSQEESVVNKIMQKNQHVDMVFGTHNIHRLPYILKDAMFSKETVVEVWSKEGDVIENLPKVRRGDIKAWVNIMYGCDKFCTYCIVPYTRGKERSRRPEDIIQEIRHLAANGYKEITLLGQNVNAYGKDFEDIEYGLGDLMDELRKVDIARIRFTTSHPRDFDDHLIEVLGKGGNLVEHIHLPVQSGSTDMLKIMARKYSREHYLELVRKIKEAIPDAVLTTDIIVGFPNETDEQFEETMSLYREVGFDTAFTFIYSPREGTPAAKMKDNVPMEVKKERLQRLNTLVNTLAIEKNSRYKGQIVEVLVDGESKNNPEVLAGYTRTNKLVNFVASKSLIGQLVKVKVTEAKTWSLNGELVEEPIEVK; this is encoded by the coding sequence ATGAACGAGCAACAACGATTAGCAAGTCAACAAGCAAATTCCTCTACGAAAAAAGAAGAGAAAGATTATAGTAAATACTTTGAAAGTGTATATCAACCACCTTCCTTAAAGGATGCGAAAAAGCGGGGGAAAGAAGAAGTTAAAATTGAACGGGATTTTGGCTTACCTGAAGAGTTTCGCAATTTTGGTACAGGAAGAAAATTCTATATTCGTACATATGGTTGTCAAATGAATGAGCATGATACGGAAGTAATGGCAGGTATTTTCACAACGCTTGGATATGAACCAACTTTTTCAACTGAGGATGCAGATGTAGTTTTATTAAATACTTGTGCGATTCGTGAAAATGCTGAAAATAAAGTGTTTGGTGAACTAGGCCATTTAAAGTCACTCAAACGAAGAAATCCGGACCTTTTAATTGGTGTATGTGGTTGTATGTCTCAAGAAGAATCTGTTGTAAATAAAATTATGCAAAAAAATCAGCATGTAGATATGGTATTTGGAACGCATAATATTCATAGATTACCGTACATTCTAAAAGATGCGATGTTCTCGAAAGAGACGGTAGTTGAAGTATGGTCAAAAGAAGGTGACGTAATTGAAAACCTTCCGAAAGTACGTCGTGGTGACATTAAAGCTTGGGTAAATATTATGTATGGCTGTGATAAGTTCTGTACGTATTGTATTGTACCGTATACACGAGGAAAAGAGCGAAGCAGACGTCCAGAAGATATTATCCAAGAGATTCGTCATTTAGCTGCAAATGGTTATAAAGAAATTACGTTACTTGGACAAAACGTAAATGCATATGGTAAAGACTTTGAAGATATAGAATACGGTCTTGGCGATTTAATGGACGAGCTCCGTAAAGTTGATATTGCCCGTATTCGTTTTACAACGAGTCATCCACGTGATTTCGATGATCACTTAATTGAAGTGCTTGGCAAAGGTGGCAACCTAGTAGAACATATCCATTTACCAGTTCAATCTGGAAGTACAGATATGCTGAAAATTATGGCGCGTAAATATTCGCGTGAGCATTATTTAGAACTTGTAAGAAAAATTAAAGAAGCAATTCCAGATGCAGTATTAACGACAGATATTATCGTTGGTTTCCCAAATGAAACAGATGAGCAATTTGAAGAAACGATGTCGTTATATCGTGAAGTAGGATTTGATACTGCCTTTACATTTATTTATTCTCCTCGCGAAGGTACACCAGCTGCAAAAATGAAAGATAATGTACCGATGGAAGTGAAGAAAGAACGTCTTCAACGCTTAAATACACTAGTAAATACGTTGGCAATTGAAAAGAATAGTCGTTATAAAGGTCAAATTGTAGAAGTGTTAGTTGATGGGGAAAGTAAAAATAATCCGGAAGTACTTGCAGGTTATACTCGTACGAATAAACTTGTAAACTTCGTCGCTTCAAAATCTTTAATTGGTCAGCTTGTGAAAGTAAAAGTAACGGAAGCAAAAACTTGGTCTCTTAACGGGGAATTAGTTGAAGAGCCGATTGAGGTGAAATAA
- a CDS encoding 2-oxoacid:ferredoxin oxidoreductase subunit beta, protein MATFKDFRNSVKPNWCPGCGDFSVQAAIQRAAANVGLNPDELAVISGIGCSGRISGYINSYGVHSIHGRALPIAQGVKMANRDLTVIASGGDGDGFAIGMGHTIHSIRRNIDITYIVMDNQIYGLTKGQTSPRSEAGFKTKSTPQGSIEPSLNVMEMALTAGATFVAQSFSSDLKELTQIIEAGINHKGFSLINVFSPCVTYNKVNTYDWFKENLTKLSTVEGYDPSNRMMAMQTLMENNGLVTGLIYQNTKQPSYQELVKGYSEEPLVKSDLNMDQKMFDELVAEFM, encoded by the coding sequence ATGGCAACATTTAAGGACTTTCGTAACAGTGTAAAGCCAAACTGGTGCCCAGGTTGCGGAGACTTCTCAGTGCAAGCTGCAATTCAACGTGCAGCAGCTAACGTTGGCTTAAATCCAGATGAACTTGCTGTTATTTCTGGTATCGGCTGTTCAGGCCGTATTTCAGGTTATATTAATTCATATGGTGTGCATAGTATTCATGGTCGTGCCCTTCCGATTGCACAAGGTGTGAAAATGGCAAATCGTGATTTAACAGTTATCGCTTCAGGTGGTGACGGTGATGGATTTGCGATTGGTATGGGACATACAATCCATTCTATTCGTCGTAATATCGACATTACGTACATCGTAATGGATAACCAAATTTACGGATTAACAAAAGGGCAAACTTCACCACGTAGTGAAGCTGGATTTAAAACGAAAAGCACACCACAAGGTTCAATTGAACCATCACTAAATGTAATGGAAATGGCTTTAACAGCTGGTGCGACATTTGTGGCGCAAAGCTTTTCGAGTGATTTAAAAGAATTAACACAAATTATTGAAGCTGGTATTAACCATAAAGGATTCTCATTAATTAACGTATTTAGCCCATGTGTTACTTACAATAAAGTAAATACTTACGATTGGTTTAAAGAGAACTTAACGAAACTAAGCACGGTAGAGGGATATGATCCATCTAATCGTATGATGGCTATGCAAACGTTAATGGAAAATAACGGTTTAGTAACAGGTTTAATTTATCAAAATACTAAGCAACCATCATATCAAGAACTTGTTAAAGGGTATAGTGAAGAGCCTTTAGTGAAATCTGATTTAAATATGGATCAGAAAATGTTTGATGAGCTTGTTGCTGAATTTATGTAA